One genomic window of Nicotiana sylvestris chromosome 10, ASM39365v2, whole genome shotgun sequence includes the following:
- the LOC104234456 gene encoding protein SHORT-ROOT-like, producing MEKSLFFSKPTNNFLVTNYVHHLINMQNPNQQPHENSSRSQSPENGDPVSDAKWASRLLRECATAISEKDSTKIHHLLWMLNELASPYGDCNQKLAFYFLQALFCKATDTGLRCYKTLTSAAEKSKSFDSSRKLILKFQEVSPWTTFGHVASNGAILEALDGESKLHIIDISHTFCTQWPTLLEALATRNDETPHLKLTVVVTESTLVKSVMKEVAQRMEKFARLMGVPFEFNVISGLNHLKELTKDSLNIKEEEAVAVNCIGALRKVEVEERGDVIRMLQSLNPKIVTIVEHEADFSSTRNDFVKCFEECLRFYTLYFEMLDESFPITSNERLVIERECSKSIVKVLACGDQIGEGDGETRERGNQWSERLREWFSPFPLNDDAVDDVKSLLKRYKAGWSLVLPQENQESPGIYLTWRDEPVVWTSAWKPWEKSMERHDQ from the coding sequence ATGGAAAAAAGTCTTTTCTTTTCCAAACCTACAAATAATTTCTTAGTAACCAACTATGTTCATCATTTGATAAACATGCAAAACCCTAATCAACAGCCTCATGAGAACTCATCAAGAAGTCAATCACCAGAAAATGGTGATCCAGTTTCTGATGCCAAGTGGGCTTCTAGGCTTCTCCGGGAGTGTGCTACCGCGATTTCTGAGAAAGATTCAACCAAGATCCATCACTTGTTATGGATGTTAAATGAGCTTGCTTCTCCCTATGGTGATTGCAATCAAAAATTGGcattttatttcttgcaagcCCTTTTTTGTAAGGCCACTGATACTGGCTTGAGGTGTTACAAAACCCTAACTTCAGCTGCTGAAAAGAGCAAATCTTTTGATTCATCTAGGAAATTGATCCTAAAGTTTCAAGAGGTAAGTCCATGGACAACTTTTGGTCACGTTGCATCAAATGGTGCAATTTTAGAAGCATTAGATGGTGAGAGTAAGCTTCATATAATTGATATAAGTCACACTTTTTGTACTCAATGGCCAACTTTACTAGAAGCTTTAGCCACGCGAAACGACGAAACACCACATCTAAAACTCACAGTTGTTGTCACGGAAAGCACGTTAGTGAAATCAGTTATGAAAGAAGTAGCACAAAGGATGGAGAAATTTGCTAGGTTAATGGGAGTGCCTTTTGAGTTCAATGTTATAAGTGGATTGAACCACTTGAAAGAACTCACAAAGGATAGTTTGaatataaaagaagaagaagcagtggCTGTTAATTGCATTGGAGCCTTAAGAAAAGTTGAAGTAGAAGAAAGGGGAGATGTTATAAGAATGCTTCAATCACTTAACCCTAAAATTGTGACAATAGTAGAACATGAGGCTGATTTTTCTAGCACAAGGAATGACTTTGTTAAGTGTTTTGAAGAATGCCTTAGGTTCTACACATTATACTTTGAGATGCTTGATGAAAGCTTTCCAATCACGAGCAACGAAAGGCTTGTGATCGAAAGGGAATGTTCCAAAAGCATAGTTAAGGTTTTGGCTTGCGGTGATCAAATTGGTGAAGGAGATGGTGAAACAAGAGAAAGAGGAAATCAATGGTCTGAAAGGCTTAGAGAGTGGTTTTCTCCATTTCCACTCAATGATGATGCTGTTGATGATGTTAAGTCCTTGCTTAAGAGATACAAGGCTGGATGGTCACTTGTGCTACCACAAGAAAATCAAGAGTCACCTGGAATTTACTTGACTTGGAGAGATGAACCTGTGGTATGGACTTCAGCATGGAAACCCTGGGAAAAATCAATGGAGCGACATGATCAGTGA